The DNA segment ACATCCCGCTGAGCGACGCCAAGTACCAGCAGGGCATCGACGCGGTGAAATAGCAATCGTGAACAGCTTCCCAAGCCGGAAAACGCTTGTATAAATGAATTGGGCGGCGACGGGCAAGAACCGTCGCCGCCCCGGCCTGTTCGAAACCTCCAACGGAGATAGAGATTGGACCGAGGACTCGCAAGAAGAAGGGATGTGAGGGCCATGCCGCCGGCGCGGACCATCGGGGTGCAGTCGCCGGCGCGCAGGCGGCGCATCTACCTTGAAGGGCTCGCCTTCAAGTGGCTCTTCTTCGGCTGTGCAATCCTATCCATCTTCGTGACCGTCGGCATCGTTATCAGCCTGCTTTCGCAGGCCGTTGGCTTTTTCGGTGAAGTCTCTTTGTGGGAGTTCCTGACCGGCACCCGGTGGACGCCCATCCTGCAGCCCCGGTCCTACGGCGTGCTTCCCCTCGTGGCCGGGACGCTGCTCGTCTCAGCCATCGCCGGCATTGTCGCCGTCCCCATGGGGACGGCAATCGCTATCTACATGTCCGAGTTCGCGGCAGACCGCGTGCGGCGCATTCTCAAGCCCGTGCTCGAGGTTCTCGCCGGCGTGCCTACTGTAGTCTACGGCTTCTTCGCGCTTACGTTCGTCACCCCTCTGCTGCAGAAGGTCTTCCCGGATATGCTCGTGTTCAACGCCCTTAGCGCCGGCGTGGTGATGGGGCTAATGATCATCCCGATGATATCGTCGCTGAGCGAGGACGCTATGCTCGCCGTGCCGCGCTCACTCCGCGAAGGGGCGTTTGCCCTGGGGTCGACCCGGCTGGAGGTCTCTCTGCGCGTCGTCTTCCCCGCGGCGCTTTCCGGCATCATCGCATCCTTCATCCTCGGCGCGTCCCGCGCTATCGGCGAGACGATGCTGGTGACCATCGCCGCCGGCGCAACTCCGAAGCTCACCGCCAACCCGCTGGAGAGCGTTCAGACAATGACGGCATACATAGTGCAGCTCAGCCTGGGTGAGACGCCGCACGGGTCGCTGGAATACAACACCATCTTCGCGGTCGGTCTTTTGCTGTTCGTAATGACGCTCGGCATGAACTTCATGGGCGCGTACATTGTGCGCCGCTGGGGAAACAGGTACTAGCATGAGCCAGGCAACTACCCCTGCACCCCAAGAAGTATTCAGCAGGCGGCTCCCTTTCAGGAAGTCGATGGGGAAGGGCGCCTACGTCGTCTTCATCCTAACCTTTATCGCAGGGATCTTCGGCCTGGTGACGCTCCTCGCCCAGGTGCTCATCCAGGGATGGGACTGGCTGACACCGGGACTGATATTCAATTACCCATCGCGCTTCCCGTCCCAGGCCGGCCTGCGGTCCGCCCTTATGGGCACAGTGTGGGTAATGAGTATCACAGCGGGGTTCAGCATCCCCATCGGTATCGGCGCGGCGATATACCTTGAGGAGTACGCGCCCAAGAACTGGCTGACCCGCCTGATTGAGGTCAACATATCCAACCTGGCAGGGGTGCCATCGATCATCTACGGCCTGCTCGGCCTCGCCCTCTTTGTCCAGTGGCTCGCGCTCGGCCGCAGCGTGCTCGCCGGGGCGCTCACGATGACGCTGCTTATACTGCCGATCATCATCCTCGCATCCCGCGAGGCGATACGCGCCGTTCCGCGCACATACCGGGAGGCGGCATACGCGCTTGGCGCGACGCACTGGCAGGTGGACAAGAGCGTGACGCTGCCGGCGGCCTTTCCGGGCATTCTTACCGGCATCATCCTGGGCATGTCGCGCGCCATCGGCGAGTCCGCACCCATGATAGCCATCAGCGCGCTCGTATACCTCACCTTCGTCCCTTCCAGCCCCATGGACAGGTTCACCGTCCTGCCGATCCAGATCTTCAACTGGATCTCCCGGCCGCAGGAAGACTTCCGCAGCCTCGCGGCAGCGGGCATCGTCGTCCTCCTCGTCATCCTGCTTTCGATGAACGGAATTGCCATATACCTTCGCAACCGCTTCCAGAAGAGGTCCCATGACTAGCGAAAAGCCGTCCGCCAGGTTCAAGGCAGATAACCTGAACTTTTACTACGGCACCTTCAAGGCGCTGAAAAACATCAGCCTGGAGGTGAAGCGCAACAAGGTCACGGCGCTGATAGGCCCATCCGGCTGCGGCAAGAGCACGTTTCTCCGCTGCTTCAACCGGATGAACGACCTCATCCCGCACACGAGAGTAGAAGGCAATATCCTGTTCGACGGAAACGATCTTTACGGCCCCACCGTCGACCCGGTGGAGATTCGCTCTCGCATCGGCATGGTCTTCCAGAAGCCGAACCCGTTTCCTAAGTCGATCTTCGACAACGTCGCGTTCGGCCTCAAGATCAACGGCTACAAGGGAGACCACAAGGAGGCGGTTGAGCGGTCGCTTCGCCGCGCCGCCCTGTGGAACGAGGTGAAGGACCGGCTGAACAAGAGCGCGTACGCCCTCTCCGGCGGACAGCAGCAGCGCCTGTGCATCGCCAGGGCCCTGGCGGTGGAGCCGGAGGTGATACTCATGGACGAACCAGCCTCTGCGCTCGACCCCATCGCCACACTCGCGATTGAGGAGTTGATTCGCGACCTGGTGCGGGATGTTACTATACTCATCGTTACGCACAACATGCAGCAGGCGGCGCGTGTTTCTGACGAGACGGCCTTTCTGATGGTAGGCGAGGACCGGGCAGGATACCTGGTCGAACACGGGGACACCGGTCAGATCTTCACGAACCCCAGGGACGAAAAGACGGAAGCGTACATAACCGGGCGTTTCAGCTAGCGACGGAAAGGTAATCAGATGCCCAGACTCGATTTCGACCGCAGCCTCAGGATCCTTCAGGACGAGCTTCTCGCGCTCGGCAGTATGGTCGAGAAGGCCGTCATCAACTCCGTCGACTCCCTGAAGAGGCGCGACCTTGAGCTGTCCCGCCAGGTGGTGCAGCAGGACGACGTCATCGACAAGATGCGGTACGAAATCGAGGAGAAGTGCATCGACCTTATCGCCAAGCAGCAGCCCTTCGCGCAGGACCTGCGCACTGTAATCGCCACCTTGCACATCGCGGTGGAGCTTGAGCGCATGGGCGACTATGCAGAGGGCATCGCCAAGATCAGCCTGCTCATGGGCGACCAGGCGCCACTCAAGCCGCTCATAGACATTCCCCGCATGGCGGACAAGGCTACGAAGATGCTCCGCCGGGCGCTGGACGCGCTCGTCAACCGGGACGTCGTCGCCGCCAAGGTGGTCTGCAACGACGACGACGAGGTGGACGCGCTCTACGACCAGGTATACCGGGAGCTGCTCACCTTCATGATCCAGGACCCCAAGACCAT comes from the SAR202 cluster bacterium genome and includes:
- the phoU gene encoding phosphate signaling complex protein PhoU, whose protein sequence is MPRLDFDRSLRILQDELLALGSMVEKAVINSVDSLKRRDLELSRQVVQQDDVIDKMRYEIEEKCIDLIAKQQPFAQDLRTVIATLHIAVELERMGDYAEGIAKISLLMGDQAPLKPLIDIPRMADKATKMLRRALDALVNRDVVAAKVVCNDDDEVDALYDQVYRELLTFMIQDPKTIQRATYLLWVAHDLERTADRATNIAERVIYLVTGKLVELNVGKG
- the pstB gene encoding phosphate ABC transporter ATP-binding protein; amino-acid sequence: MTSEKPSARFKADNLNFYYGTFKALKNISLEVKRNKVTALIGPSGCGKSTFLRCFNRMNDLIPHTRVEGNILFDGNDLYGPTVDPVEIRSRIGMVFQKPNPFPKSIFDNVAFGLKINGYKGDHKEAVERSLRRAALWNEVKDRLNKSAYALSGGQQQRLCIARALAVEPEVILMDEPASALDPIATLAIEELIRDLVRDVTILIVTHNMQQAARVSDETAFLMVGEDRAGYLVEHGDTGQIFTNPRDEKTEAYITGRFS
- the pstA gene encoding phosphate ABC transporter permease PstA, yielding MSQATTPAPQEVFSRRLPFRKSMGKGAYVVFILTFIAGIFGLVTLLAQVLIQGWDWLTPGLIFNYPSRFPSQAGLRSALMGTVWVMSITAGFSIPIGIGAAIYLEEYAPKNWLTRLIEVNISNLAGVPSIIYGLLGLALFVQWLALGRSVLAGALTMTLLILPIIILASREAIRAVPRTYREAAYALGATHWQVDKSVTLPAAFPGILTGIILGMSRAIGESAPMIAISALVYLTFVPSSPMDRFTVLPIQIFNWISRPQEDFRSLAAAGIVVLLVILLSMNGIAIYLRNRFQKRSHD
- the pstC gene encoding phosphate ABC transporter permease subunit PstC — its product is MPPARTIGVQSPARRRRIYLEGLAFKWLFFGCAILSIFVTVGIVISLLSQAVGFFGEVSLWEFLTGTRWTPILQPRSYGVLPLVAGTLLVSAIAGIVAVPMGTAIAIYMSEFAADRVRRILKPVLEVLAGVPTVVYGFFALTFVTPLLQKVFPDMLVFNALSAGVVMGLMIIPMISSLSEDAMLAVPRSLREGAFALGSTRLEVSLRVVFPAALSGIIASFILGASRAIGETMLVTIAAGATPKLTANPLESVQTMTAYIVQLSLGETPHGSLEYNTIFAVGLLLFVMTLGMNFMGAYIVRRWGNRY